CAGAGCCCTGAGGTCCACAAGCATAAAGAGAAACAGAGTCTAGATGAACAGCTTTACTGCCCTCCCAGAAGATTCCCAGCATCCCAGGAACTGGTGCAGCCTAAGGGCAAGTTTCCAGGAAAGACTCAGTGCCAGGCGAAGGACAAACACGGGCCCTCCCAGCCCAACAAGCCCTATGCTCTTACTTACAATAGCAGCAATGGTGTGCAGAAGGTGGAGTCCTCACACTCTGAAAGACCCTCTAGGAAGGGACTAGTAATGTTCAAACGAGTTGACCCAAGCAAGAGTCTAGAGCAAGACCAGAGAAGGGACCCAGAAGATCTGCCCTGGAGTTCAGGAAGTCCATCACTGAAGGGCCTGATAGAAGAGGTAGAAAGCTACTTGAGGCCCAAGAAGTGTAACTCAGGACCCCACTTGGCTACAAGCTCAGACAAGGAACGTCTGGCAAAAGTCGAGGAAGATCACCTGGGTAGGAAGTTGGAGCTAATCAAAAAGGGCATGATCCCCGTGTGTGTGTGGAGATCCTGGCTTGTCGCCAACACTGACTTACCAAAATCCAACACTCAAACAAAACCCATGAATCAGGGCTCTCGTAAGGGTCAGCGATCCAAGGTAAACACCTCCCAGGAGCTTTCCTTTCTTGATCCAGAGTCGCCTGCTGTTAGAAGCACATATTGTGAGGTATCGGGTGAGACACAAATGGGATCCTCATATGCAGGCCTTTGAACAAAAGCATGTCAACTTAAGTGAGATCCCAGTCTCACCCCTTCCACAGCCTGCCATTCCTTCCTCAGCTGACTATACTGCAAATGTTGCCAATTCCCTGGAGGAATTTCCTCACAAAGGTCCAAAAGAGAAGGCGACAAGAAAACTGTCAGTTGCTACCCTGCAGAGTCTGTTTACTGCCCACTCAACCTCAGAGCTTCAGAGGGCACCCACAATAAACCAATTTGGTGGCATATGTGCACCAGCAGAGTCCCATCCATCTGGACAGAAGGAAAGCATGCCCTTTCAGTCCAGCATCTCCAATGTCTCGAGCCAAACCCAGCAGATCAGGACTGTTATGGAGTCCAGAAGAGGCAACTTCCTGCTATGCCAGAGCCCAGCAATGGTCAGGCATgattcactggagaaaagagaacatatGGCCTCAGTAGAGCCCTGTCTGAGTGTAACATCACTGAAGATCAAAATAGAGTCCCAGCTTTCAATGGCTaaggagaaaagggagacagTGAAGGTGAAGAAGAAGATGCCACCTGCATGGAAAATATCCACAGGAACCAGCATGATTGCAAACTCTGAAAATGTCAATCCGAAGAGTTCAGAGTCTCTGGGGACCAGTAAAAGCCCCTCCCCCTATAGGAGTTCTATTTCGCAGGACCCAGCAGATTCAGGCCTAAAACCACAGGGAGTTACTGATGTTGAATTCATAGTAGGGCCTGAGTCACAAAACCAGCTTCAGGGCCCAACCAGTGGCACACTTCAAGCCTGCCAGACTAACATGCTCCCCACCACAGACAGCCTTCCAGCTCAGGCTTCTTTGTCTAGCTACCAGAGAATGTCCAACAGCAAGATGGCAAATTTCAATGGCCCATGTGACTTCTCAATGAGGGGAGGGcacagccaggcccagaagaacCCCAGTGTCACCAGAGTTAAGTTTCTAGGAAGGAATTACCCCAAGATGTTAGGTAATCCTGATGAGAGTGAGAACTGTGGAAGTTCCATACCAGGGCAGCAGGAAGAAAGGCTTGAAGGGGTGAGGCCTGTAAGCGCCCGTGTAAATGTCAGGAAAATAGGCACTGTTGGGAACAAGTCATTCCCATGCCCTCCAAAAAAGGGACAGGCTCCTCCAGAAAGTCACATGAAGACAAAGATGAAGCACTTTCTTAACCCCCATACAACAGGCAAAGGGCAGGAAGACGCCCTCCCAAAAGTAAAGCACCCATCAGCCACTAACCAGAGCCAAGGGTCAGCCACAAGCAGACACTTCAAGGACAGTGGAGCAGCTGAAGCCCAGGCACTCACGTCACTTGTTGGACAAATCCTGGTGGCCAAGCTGGGGCTTCAGCATGGAAATGGCCCATCAGAGATTCACTGTCATGAAGATGAAGCCCAAGCCCTGCTCAGCAAACATCACTCCCCCCGAGGCCCATCTAACCAAGAGCCAAGTCAAGTGCTGAGACAAATGTGTTCTGGTCAGCAAGACAGTCACAAAGGCCAGTCACCCTACCAAGAGCAGGTGGAccagagacagggacagaaatCAATTCGTGCTGCCCAGGAAGTCTGGGGCCCCAGCCAGTCTCTCAGCATAGGCCAGGTGTGACTGGTACATTAGGCTACCTTCGCCATTACCCAATATCTCATCTTCAAAAAAGTATCCTGTCTGGTAAACGAGATCATATTTCTCACAAATTTCCTGATGAGAAAAGCTTTGTTTTCTCACATAAGCAAGTGGTCTATGTGGTAATGGCTTCTTACCATGAAAATGCATTATCTCCTAATAAAGATGTTTTATCACATCAGAGGAATGAGCTTCTCTCTGCATTGCGCTGGGTGTAGGGAAGGGTCAGCATCTCAGATGTCTTCCTCAAAGTGGctagaagaaggaaagggacaCACAGGGAGAGGATAGTGGCATCGATGACTCACCCTCACCCCAAATTCCCTTACTGCACCTTAAGTGTCCATCCTTCAGTCACCTCAGAAACGAACCATAGAAAGTCTTTAGGATTAGTCAGGATGAGCCGATCCAGAAAGACTCTACCTACAGGTCTAGTACAACCTGTCTTTCCCTTTAGCTCTACCTTGAACTTGTGCAACTCTGGGCTGGGTGTACAGAGACTCTAGAGGGTCATGTAGATTTATAAATCACAAAAGGGTGACTCTGAGTGACCCTGAGTTCAGAGTTGGGAGAACCTTACCCCCTGCATTTCCTGATAAAGAATAGAGGCCACCTGCCAAGGAGTCCCTGATGTCTCTGATAGAGAATGGGATGATAATGGACCTTCCCATCCCCTGTTAGCCTAGCCTGGATCTCATGGCAATGTCACCACCAccctctctgtcttctctctttatAGCAGTGACCAGGATTGAACTTGCAGCTCTGCCTGTGTTGGGGTGGAAGCCACAGGAAAGCTGCTGGAGGGCACGTGACCCTCCACTGTCACCTGTCTTCCCTTCTGAGTAACCCAGAGTATATAGTAACCATCACATGGTGGGGACAATATAGGCCCAGAAAGAAATATGGAAGAAGAATTGTAATGATTTTAGTCAAGGAATTAGGCAGACACAGACTGAGGTGCCATAAGGTTTGCTGAGGACAGAAAGTCCCTATTCCTTCAGCCTGGATTGATCAGACTGTAGGGACTGAGCCACTCACCCCAGTCACTACTCAAGCCCTACTGCTTGGCCACCCGACTGCAGGCCTCAAGAAGCCACATTAGCTCTAGCACAGACTAGAGAGGAAGCACAGCCTTGAAGAAgggaaaattaatttcttaataaTGGATTTAATAAGCCTGTATGTCATTGCACCTTGAATTCCTGAAAGGAGTTGGCAACTTCACAGACTCTCCTGAGAGGAACTCAGGAACCCCTGAATGAGGACCAGTTACAAAGACCTCccatggaggcagagagagatctCACTGAATCACACATACCCCAGAGAGATTTCCCAGAGACATCAGACACATCGTCCTCCATAGAACTTCCCTGAAAACCACCATGCAGAACATGCACAGACCTCACAAAGAAACCTACACAGGCAGAGCATGAAGTGTCCCCAACAGGATTAGGGGATATCACAGTGCTACCCACagagcgcacacacacacacacacacacacacacacacacacacacacacacactagggtATGTCACAATGACCTCTCACAGGGACCACACATATTCATTAGGATATGTCACAGTGATCTCCCACAGATACCCTAAACACAGTCACTAGAGGTTGGCATGTTGAACTCCCACAGACACCATACATGGTCACTGGAATATGTCACAATGACCTCCCTCAGAGACTTTACACACAGTCACCAGAGGAAAGCTCAATGTCCTTCCACAGAGACCATGCATAGTCACGAGGATATGGGACACTGATGTGCCACAGAGACCAAACACAGAGTCACTAGAAGGCAGAGTGATCTGACATAGAGAATACACACAGTCACTAGAGATCATGCAAGCAGTCATTAAGTCATTAAGATATCACAGTGATCCCCCCCCCAACATGGATACAACAAACAACCACTATAGAGCATCACAGTGCCTTCTAAAGAGACCAGTCACTAGGGGATGTCACAATGACATGTGACAGAGACCACATGACCAATCCCTAGAGTATGGCACAGTGACCTTCCACAGAGACCAGACATAGGCACTAAGGGATGGCACAATGACCACTGACAGATACCACCTTGAAGGAAGGAACAATATCCTCCAACAGAGACCATATGTAGTCACTAGGGTATTTCACAGTGAACTCCCAGAGAGACCACACAGACACTAGTGGATGGCACAATGACTTCCCAACAGAGACCATGCACAGTCACTGGGGGGTTCACAGTGACCTTGAATAGAGGTCTCAAATAGAGACCACACAATGTCACTAGATGATGTCACAGTGACCTCCCACAGAGATCACATACAGTTTCCCAAAAGAGACCATACTCACAGTCAGTTGGGGTGTCACAGTAACCTCTTAGAGAGACCACATACACAGTCCACTAGGCAGTGTAAGAGTGACCTCTCACAGACACCACATACAGTCACTAGACAACGTAACAGTGGCTTCCCTTGAGGACACAGCACACAATCACCAAGGAGTGTCGCAGTACCTCCCACAGAGACCTCACAGTCACTAGAGGATGTCACAAAGACCTCCAACTTAGGCCACATGCACAATCACTAGAGGATGGCACAGTGACCTCCATCAGAGATCACACACAGAGTCAATCGAGGATTTCACAATGACGTCCCATAGAGATCACACACAGGCACTAGGGAATGAAACCATGACCTTCCTCAGAGATCTCACTCAGTCACTAGGAGAAGGCATAGTGGCCACCACTTAGACCACATGCATAGTCACTAGGAGAAGACACAGTGACCATACACATTCACTTAGGGATGACAGGGTAAGATCCCACAGAAACCACAGACACATCACTCTGGGATTTGCAGTAACCTCCCACAGAGAACACAATAAGGGATGGCACGGTTACCTCCCACAAAGACCATATAGTCACTGGGGTATGTCACAATAACCTCTCACAGAAACCACACCCAGTCCCTAGGGGATATCATAGTGACCTGCCACAGAGAGCACACAGTCACTAGAGGATGGCACAGTGATCTCCCACAGACCACATACATGGTTACTAGGAATGTCACAATGACCTCCTACAGATACCACACAGAGGCACTAGGAGATGGTACAATGACCTCCCACAGAGATGACACAGTCACTAGGGATGTCACAATGATGTCTGACAGAGGTCACACACAGGTACAAGTGGATGACACAATGTCCTCCCACAGAAACCATGCACAATATTTGGGTTATTACAGTGGCCTCCCACAGAGACCACACTCACAGAGTTACTACAGGCTGACACAATGGTCTCCCACAGAGACCACACACAGTCAATAGGGGATGTCAAAATGACCTCCCACAGACTCACTAGGGGTGGTCAGTCACAGTGACCTCCCACAGAGACCATATGGAGTCACTGGGGGATGTCACAGTGACTCCTAAAAGAGACCATACACAGTCACTAGGGGATGGCACAATGACTTCACACAGAGAACACATGCATAGTCACTGGTGAATGGCATAATGACCTCCCACAGAGACCATGCACAGAGTCACTAGGGTTTGTCACAGTGAGCTTCCATAGAGATCATACACAAAGTCAATGGATTTGTCTCAATGATCTACCACAGAGACCATATACAATCACTAGGGTATATTACAATGACTTCCCACAGAGACCTGACATTTACTCTAAGGAAAGTCACAGTCAACATTCACAAACCATAAACACAGTAACTAGAGGATGAAAAGGGACCTCCAACAGAGACCATACATAGTCACTGGGGTATGTCACAATGACCTCTCAAAGACCACACAGTCACTAGGGTATGTCAGAGGGACCACACACAGTCACTAAGGGAGAGCTCAGTGACCTCCCACAGAGACCACAGTCAGTCAGTCACCAGGTGATATCACACTGAACTGCCACAGAGACCACATACACACTCACTAGAGGATGGCACAGTGACCTCCCATAGATAACACACAGAGACAAAAGGGGATGGCAAAATGTCCTCCCACAGAAACAATACAAAACCACTGGGTATATCACAGTGACTTCTCACAGAGACCACACGCACAGTCACTGCTGAATGGCAAAGTGATCTCCCACAGGAACCACACAGAGCCACCAGGGGATGTCACAGTGACTTCCCAAAGAGATCACACACAGAGTCTTAGGGAATGACATAATGTCTCTCACACAGACCATACAGTCACTAGAAGATGTTACAGTGACCTCCCACAGAGACCATACACAGTAACTACGAGATGACACAGTGACTTCCCATAGAGAACATACACAGGACATCACAGTGTCCTCCCAGAGACTAGGCATAGGCACTAGTGAATGGCACAGTGACATCCCACACAGACCACACACATAGTCACATGGTTCCTAGCACAGTGTCCTTGCACagagactacacacacacacacacacacacccagtaaTTGGAAGATGTCACAGTGTCCTCTCCCAGGGATCACACACACAGTCCCTAGGGTATATCCCAGTGATCTCCCCCAGAGATCACACAGTCATGAGGGATATCACAGTGACCTTACACAGAGATCACACCCAGAGTAACTAGGGCATGTTGCAGTGAATTCCCACAGAGACCACACACAAAGTCACAAGATTTGTCACAGTGACCTCCCAAAGAGACCACACATGTTCACTAAGGAATGTCAAAGATAACTCTTAGAGACCATAAACACAATAAACAGAGGATGCACAGTGGCCTCCTACAGAGACCATATATAGTCACTGGTGTATGTCACAATGACCTCTCACAGACATCACACACAATAACTAGGATATGTCACAGTGACCTCCTACACAGACCAAAGGCAGTCACTAGGGAATGGCAGAGTGAGCTCCGACAGAGACTACAGACTGTCACTGGTTGATGCCACAGTGACTTTTCACAGAGATTTCACAAACACAGTCACTAAGGGACTTCACAGTGACCACCGACAAGAACCACAGATTGTTTCAAGGGGATATCAGAGCGATTCCAACAGAGACCGAACAAAGACTCTAGGTTATGACATAGGGGTCTCCCCAAGAGACCACACACATAGTCACTGGGAGAAGTCACAGTGACTCCCACAGTGACCATACACATAGTCACTAGGGGATGGCACAATGACCTCACACAGACCAGTCACACAGTCACTTAGGGATGACAGGTTGACTTCCACAGAGAGCACAGGCACTTCATTCTTGGATGTCACAGTGACCTACCCTAGAGACCATACACAGTCAATAAAGGATGGCACAACAACCTCCCACAGAGGCCAAACACAGCCATCAGGGGAAGGCACAGTGACTTCCCAAAGAAACCACACACAGTCAATAGGGGAGGCACAGTGACCTCCCATAGAGACCTCATACAAAGTCTCTTGATGTGTCAAAATGACTCCCACAGAGACCATATACAGTCAATAGGGTATGTCATAGTGACCTCCAACAGAGGTCACAAGTTCACTTAGGAATGTTAGTTAACTCTCAAGGAGACGATTAACAGTTACCAGAGGATGTCACAGTGATCTCCCATAGAGACCATATAATCACTGGGATATATCACAATGACCTCTCAAAAAACCACACATCACTAGGGAATGTCACAGTGACCTCCCACAGAAACCATACACATAGTCACTAGGGGATGGCACAGTGACATCCCACAGAGACCAAACACATTCACTAGGGATGTCATAATTACCACCCAGGGACAGCATACACAGGGACTAGAGGATCTCACAATGTCCTCTCACAGAGCACCAGGGTGACCTTCCCAGAGACAACACACAGTCACTAGGGGATGACATAGTAACCTCTCACAGAGACTCTAGACAGTCACTAGAGGATATCACAGTGACATCCCAAAGAGACCATACATATCAATCTGGGATTTCACAgtgaactcccacagggaacacaCAGTCATGAGAGGATGTCACAGTGACCTCACACAGAAATCACACAAGGTCACCAGGGGATGCACAGTGACCACCaaagagaccacacacagtcaCTAGAGAATGGCAGAGTTACCTCCCACAGAGGCCACATATATCATAATGATGTCACAGAAGGTGTCACAATGACGTCCTACAGAGACCACGCAGGCACTAGGGGATGGCAAAATGACCTCCACAGAGATCACACACAGTCACTAGCAACATCACCATGACCTCCCACAGACACCACACAGAGTCAGAAGGGGTTGTGACAATGACCTCTCCCAGAAAACATCCACAGTCACTAGGAGATACCACAGTGAATCCCACAGAGATCACACATAGTCACTAAGGGATGACACAGTGATCTCCCAGAGAGAGCACACAGTCATTAGGGGATGGTACAGTGACTTCCCCTAAAGACCACACACAGTAACTAGGAGGTGGCACAGTGATCTGCCACAGAGAATGTATAGAGACTGACCAGGGAATGTCACAGAGTCCTCCCACAGAGAACAACCATAGGTACTAGGCGATGGCACAATGATTTCCACGAAGACCACACACAGTCACTAGGGTATGGCACACTTATCACCCACAGAGACCACCCATAGTTACTAGAGGATGTCACCGTGATCTCCCACAGAGATCATACAGTCAATAGAGCCTGTCACAGTGACCTCTGAGGGAGATCACGCACAATAACACAGGGATGGCACAGTGAGCTCTCACAGAAACTGCACACAGTTACTAGGGAATGTCACAGTGACCTCCAACAGAAGCTGCACACAGTCACTAGGGAATGTCACAGTGACCTCCCACAGAGACTGCACACAAAGTCACCAGATTTGTCACAATGACCTCTCCTAGAGACCATATACAGTCACTAGTGTATGTTACAATGACTTCCCAAAGAGACCACATATGTTCGCCAGAGAATTTCACAGTCAACTATTACAGAGACCATAAACACAGTCAGCATAGGATGGTACATTGATCTTCCACAGCAGTAGCACAGTCACTAGGGGATGTCACAGTGACCTCCCACAGAAGCCACAGATTGCCTCAGGGGGATATAAGAGTGATCTCCAGCAGTCTCTATGGGATGGCCTAGTGGCCTTCCACAGAGACCACACACTGTCACTGGAGGATGGCAGACTCACCTCCCATCGAGACGGCACACAGGAGGGAGGGTATGGGCACAATGTTCTCCCACAGAAAGCACACATAGTCACTAGGGTATATCACAGTGACCTCCCACAGAGACCACACACAGTCAGTATATGATGGCACACTGACCTTCCACAGCAATCACACAGTCACTAGGGGATGTCACAGTGACCTCCCAAAATTTACACACACAGTCACTACAAACAGTCAAACTGACCTCCCTCAGAGACCACATGTAGTCACTAGGGATGACACTGTGACCTTGCAGTAAGGCCTTACACACAAACTCCCACAGGACCTTACATTGCCCAACAGAAACTTACCACAGATCTTTTATGGTTTTCCACAGAGTTCACACACAATTCACCCAACCCAATATACAGACTTGTCCCTGCCCACAGAGTCCTGACAGGAGATCTCTTTCACACACCTTCCACAGCACCTCTTAGACTTACACAAATCTCATAGTCTTCGGAGACCTCCTCCTACAGAGACCTTAGAGACAGTCAAATGAGACATCTCACTGCCATAGAGACATCACCTTGTTCCAGAGATCCCACATAGAGAAGACACACAGAATTCCTGCAGACACCCCTACATACTTTCTTCCTCATACCATCAGCTGGGTCCCGTACCCAGAACCCTGAGACACTCAGACATCGTCCACATGGCCCCAACATGACGTTCTCTGCTTGGGCAAAAGCTCAGCAATGCTTGTTCCCTTGCCTCTGAACAGAAGAATTACACATTCCAAAGTGCAGCCTGAGTGTAAACCTACAAAATCCTCTTTTGCACAGGTTTTCAATATCTGATCTATAGTTAGAGAATAACAAGTTTTTATATGAACAAAATGCTGCTGATCTCCAGTGAGAGAAAATATCTTATTTGTCCAAGATTATTTAGCATCTAGTCAAATGGTATCaatgccacatgttttctctcttcactGCGGACAATACCTGAACTCAAGATAACTGACTACTTTGAAAAACCAAATAAAGACCAGCAGGAAGTGAGAGCAATACAAACTATTTGTTGTATTACAAAGATACTGGCAATCTTTCCAGACTGGAGGCCAGTTGAATTTTAATAAGCTGCACCAACAGTAAATCTCCTAAACAATTTGACATTTTATACACAGAAGAAGTGATGGACATGAAAAACAAGATAATAGATAAATTAATAGAGGATGAAATAAGCCAGCAAAAAGGCATCTGGACTCACACTCACCCCAGGAGGCAGGCAAAGAAAGAGCACACTGCTCTACACATGGCAGCTACTGTCAGGTTTGGGGGGTTGCTTTATTTTCAACTGAAACAAGTTGACCAACATCAGAATGTTTCTATTTGTTACAAAATAGTCAGATTCCTGAGACCAGGGgccttggctcaagtagtagagaacttgCTAACCAAGAGGAgattgagttcaaacctcagttctgccaaatttttaaaaaagttatattCCTGGCATTATTACAAAATTATACTGAATCCTTAACAGCAATATTATATTGTTCCTTCAAATATCCTAATGTCTTCAGGTGATATACATTAtatgtttctaatattttatctATTATACATATTATCTATGTTATCTATGTAAAAGTCTCAATGTTCAGTGAATATAGCTTAAACTGATAGAATAATTAcaatatctcatttaaaaaaatagtaggaAATGCGTATTTCCTAACACTCAGTCAGATTCATTACAGGGCTTAAAAGGGGCACCATGTTTCAAACAGtttggaaattttcaaaataGATCACTTAATACATGTCTGAGATACATGAAACTCCTGGGAAGGATCACTGAAACATGTGAATTAAAGAATAAGTACatttaattaacatttatattAGACAATAATGAAAGCCCGCACTATGACATCTCCAGTACTTTCCAAAGGGGAAAGACTACTTATTCTC
Above is a genomic segment from Castor canadensis chromosome 13, mCasCan1.hap1v2, whole genome shotgun sequence containing:
- the LOC141415519 gene encoding LOW QUALITY PROTEIN: spermatogenesis-associated protein 31E1-like (The sequence of the model RefSeq protein was modified relative to this genomic sequence to represent the inferred CDS: inserted 2 bases in 1 codon), encoding MERRPSLPESNSAIQMMENFFFPLNSVSDTWLSPSSATWAMDMILVFVCGLGLYLPLMSFLQNNPPSPQAGKEKYPRKCQMKWSQKKSKKSGTLKVTRGVLRKLEETKNLALPLQSNLGKLHKKKGHHHLLDEDATSEVLKPGPARAHRPHRQSVENPSVSTLSTLASLGPQTQWPLPPTSPLSIQYQEDQPDLKRIILGTDPQSCILSISYLTSLVRNISGLDHCNHLVSCLLWWWATSQALFFPSCTHAKHHQKFLSPQQAEGSMGDVTSNSCLLQLLAEAPPQLPQEVSQPQLWTQPLSPSVAKVHSQDKFQWSFPNRPPSSPCHNRSCTIICPISQHQAQSFIPNEHQNLEWPLQRQLKCRKVLVSKFKIPQEAISQPTLHIPQGSQDTHTIKSASYIPDNFQSPEVHKHKEKQSLDEQLYCPPRRFPASQELVQPKGKFPGKTQCQAKDKHGPSQPNKPYALTYNSSNGVQKVESSHSERPSRKGLVMFKRVDPSKSLEQDQRRDPEDLPWSSGSPSLKGLIEEVESYLRPKKCNSGPHLATSSDKERLAKVEEDHLGRKLELIKKGMIPVCVWRSWLVANTDLPKSNTQTKPMNQGSRKGQRSKVNTSQELSFLDPXSRLLLEAHIVRYRVRHKWDPHMQAFEQKHVNLSEIPVSPLPQPAIPSSADYTANVANSLEEFPHKGPKEKATRKLSVATLQSLFTAHSTSELQRAPTINQFGGICAPAESHPSGQKESMPFQSSISNVSSQTQQIRTVMESRRGNFLLCQSPAMVRHDSLEKREHMASVEPCLSVTSLKIKIESQLSMAKEKRETVKVKKKMPPAWKISTGTSMIANSENVNPKSSESLGTSKSPSPYRSSISQDPADSGLKPQGVTDVEFIVGPESQNQLQGPTSGTLQACQTNMLPTTDSLPAQASLSSYQRMSNSKMANFNGPCDFSMRGGHSQAQKNPSVTRVKFLGRNYPKMLGNPDESENCGSSIPGQQEERLEGVRPVSARVNVRKIGTVGNKSFPCPPKKGQAPPESHMKTKMKHFLNPHTTGKGQEDALPKVKHPSATNQSQGSATSRHFKDSGAAEAQALTSLVGQILVAKLGLQHGNGPSEIHCHEDEAQALLSKHHSPRGPSNQEPSQVLRQMCSGQQDSHKGQSPYQEQVDQRQGQKSIRAAQEVWGPSQSLSIGQV